The following coding sequences lie in one Capsicum annuum cultivar UCD-10X-F1 chromosome 5, UCD10Xv1.1, whole genome shotgun sequence genomic window:
- the LOC107870122 gene encoding trafficking protein particle complex subunit 5 — protein MISVGKIKQYTNVLERPLSKGKQEVSLSAFAFLFSELVQYNQTQVDNITELERRLEDAGYAVGARILELLCHREKGNRRETRLLGILSFVHSTVWKVLFGKVADSLEKGTEHEDEYMISEKELLVNRFISIPKDMGAFNCGAFVAGIVRGVLENAGFPAVVTAHFVPVEGQHRPRTTILIKFAEEVLRREATLG, from the exons ATGATAAGTGTAGGGAAGATCAAACAGTACACTAATGTTCTTGAAAGACCCCTTAGCAAAGGCAAACAAGAG GTCAGTTTGAGCGCATTTGCTTTCTTGTTTTCGGAGCTTGTTCAGTACAATCAGACTCAAGTGGACAACATCACTGAATTAGAGCGAAG GTTGGAGGATGCTGGTTATGCTGTTGGAGCGCGGATTTTAGAACTCCTCTGCCATAGGGAAAAG GGAAACAGAAGGGAGACACGACTTCTGGGGATTTTATCGTTTGTGCACAGCACAGTATGGAAGGTTTTGTTTGGGAAG GTTGCTGACTCGCTTGAGAAAGGCACTGAACATGAAGATGAATATATGATTAGTGAGAAGGAGCTCCTTGTGAATAG ATTCATTTCAATTCCAAAAGATATGGGTGCTTTCAACTGTGGAGCTTTTGTTGCGGGTATTGTAAGG GGAGTTCTAGAAAATGCAGGCTTCCCAGCGGTAGTGACAGCTCATTTTGTCCCTGTGGAGGGGCAGCACCGACCCCGAACgacaattttgataaaatttgctgAAGAG GTACTAAGAAGGGAAGCAACACTAGGTTGA
- the LOC107870125 gene encoding protein C2-DOMAIN ABA-RELATED 11, which translates to MEDKIGQIKVTVVKGRGLVIRDFKTSDPYVILKLGNQTAKTKVINSCLNPVWNEEFCFSISEPTEVLELEVFDKDRFKADDKMGNARLSLQPLVAAARLRKILGVASEGTTLRKVIPDKDNCLSVASSISWVKGEVEQDVWLRLCDVESGDIELKIKLTDLSCASPSK; encoded by the exons ATGGAAGACAAAATAGGACAGATAAAAGTGACTGTTGTAAAAGGAAGAGGTTTGGTGATTCGGGACTTCAAGACAAGTGATCCTTATGTCATTCTCAAGCTGGGTAATCAG ACTGCCAAAACCAAAGTCATAAATAGCTGCCTTAATCCTGTTTGGAATGAAGAATTCTGCTTCTCTATCTCCGAGCCGACTGAGGTTCTCGAATTG GAAGTGTTTGATAAAGACCGTTTCAAAGCAGACGACAAGATGGGAAATGCTCGTCTCAGTCTTCAGCCTTTGGTGGCAGCTGCTAGATTGAGAAAAATCCTCGGAGTTGCTTCCGAGGGGACAACATTAAGGAAGGTTATCCCGGATAAAGACAATTGTCTCTCTGTTGCTAGCAGCATTAGTTGGGTGAAGGGTGAAGTTGAGCAAGATGTTTGGTTAAGGCTTTGTGATGTGGAATCTGGGGATATAGAGCTGAAGATCAAACTGACCGATCTTTCCTGCGCTTCTCCCTCCAAGTAG
- the LOC107870124 gene encoding nuclear transcription factor Y subunit B-6, with amino-acid sequence MDLGGGKGGGGFHGYHRFPPTTSDGKVTEMNMNLSAQLNHAIPPTNHNNNNNYASVTDDSECTVREQDRFMPIANVIRIMRKILPPHAKISDDSKETIQECVSEFISFVTGEANDRCQREQRKTITAEDVLWAMSKLGFDDYIEPLTLHLHRYRECDSGDRGSLRGEPLMLMKPRGVVVDPAASTSINANMIPINYPLPPNFTMAHHHHGYFTYAHMSHDNVASNSQANHDEANNVEE; translated from the exons ATGGATCTTGGAGGAGGCAAAGGTGGTGGAGGCTTTCATGGCTACCATAGGTTCCCACCAACAACTTCTG atggCAAAGTTACTGAGATGAACATGAATTTGTCTGCCCAACTCAACCATGCCATTCCCCCAAcaaaccacaacaacaacaataactacGCCTCAGTCACAGACGACTCTGAATGCACTGTCCGTGAGCAGGACCGTTTCATGCCGATAGCCAACGTGATTCGTATCATGAGAAAAATCCTGCCTCCGCATGCCAAGATATCTGACGACTCGAAAGAGACCATTCAGGAATGCGTGTCCGAGTTCATCAGCTTCGTTACGGGCGAAGCCAATGACCGTTGCCAGCGTGAGCAGCGCAAGACTATCACGGCCGAGGACGTGCTTTGGGCCATGAGCAAGCTAGGGTTCGATGACTACATCGAACCCTTGACTCTGCACCTCCACCGCTATCGCGAGTGCGATAGCGGGGATCGTGGCTCCCTCAGAGGGGAGCCACTCATGCTGATGAAGCCACGGGGTGTTGTAGTCGACCCCGCGGCTTCGACTAGCATTAATGCCAACATGATACCTATCAACTATCCATTGCCACCTAATTTCACTATGGCTCATCATCATCATGGCTATTTTACCTATGCACACATGAGTCATGACAATGTTGCTTCAAATTCTCAGGCTAATCATGATGAGGCAAATAATGTTGAGGAGTAA